In Brassica napus cultivar Da-Ae chromosome C2, Da-Ae, whole genome shotgun sequence, the sequence GAGCTCTTGTTTTCGCCTTTCCATCAAGCGGTGATCTTGACTTTTATCATGGTAAGAATATTTAATGGTTTCATTTCTGGTGCTGTTTGTGAGAGAGATCCCCCTTACAAGAGTAACAACTTTGTCTTTTATAGAAGCAATTAGTCTCCGTCCAGCTCGTAAGTTGGTTGAACGTGCTCCCTAATGTTCGGTCTTTGACATCTTCTTAGATCCACATGACTCCGAGATATATGGAGATCGGTAATTAACTTTTGACGTTGTCTTTTGACTCTTAATAATGACATGAGACTTAGTGACAAATTTATGGTCCAACAATCTATACCAGACGAGTTCCATGGACGTCGTCTAGCGGACGTACATAATCTAAGAAGACTCAGAAGATTTAgcagggctatattcgtaaaaatgagttctgtttttttgtttggtcacaaggggctggctgtaatttcacaagatTTTTggattacttttgcatttgattcaagtttgggtatatttttgcattcaaaatcaagttttgagtcatatttggcaaattGCCCATGTTTCTATTTGGAATAGGgatataatatatgaatgttTCCTTTATGATTTTATAAGATATGATATTCTGTTCAATCTTCTTTTGAATAGGAAATATCTCAATATTAAATATTGCaccatcaaataatatatgttgtagcctaaaccataaacattacataaaaaaacatataggaGATGATTAGTTGGACCGTAGATGTAGAAGTTTAATTATAAGATTTTATCTGCAGTTTTTACACGAAAACGAGCTCTTTAAGCTATCAAGAAAGAGGCTGCTGCTGCAGAATTAGAGAGGATTCTTAAGGAACCATGTGATCCAAAACTGTGCAGTTACTTGggtataatatatacataactgaaaataaatatttcttttgtagaaatttttattttgacaaaaattaaaaaaaaaattaaaaaaaaagtattttaaacttgaattaaattttaaaaatgtattgtaTGGAAATTGTAGAAATtgaaataacatattttaaaaagatgctctatttaagattatatatttattgaaccgaattcaaaaaatatattagtatgtaataaaaattaataagaaattaaattatgtataaaaaattatatattaataatttagaaTAATAAACCTAATCAATAACATCATAGAGttaaacaatatataacactaaaatgtaaatcatatatttaaaatattaattataatatatcaaagttatatattaataaaataaaaaccttaCATCTGTGTGGATGAAACTCTAGTGTCTTCTTAAGATTCTATGCAATTTATGTACAATTAATTACAAGATGTATATATTAGgaacataatcacaaaaatatgaACTATCACATAGatgttccaaatatttttattgttcatCATTCCAcattaataactaaattataagtTGATATTCTACCAATTAAAATTATACTTATGTTACTATAAAATTCTAACTGCAAAGCTTTTTTTGTAGTTCCTGATTACATTTATGTCCACTAATTTGAATtcttattgaatattttttttataggtaTGAAAATGTTTCAAGGACAACAAATGTGTGAAGCAAAAAGCATAAATTTTAAGGGAATATGTTTGAAGTGGAGTAATTGCAAACAAGTATGTATAAGCGAATGTTCTCCCGATGGTCGTTGCAAGGGATTTATCCGCGAATGCGTTTGCAGGAAGCCTTGCTTATtgaactaaaaattatttaactgtttaataagaaaaatgttatgtactaaaatattaattctAAGATGTGATCATTTTCCTTGATCAATATCGTATTTATATTTGCTTTGTcaattacaaatatataaattattggtCATAATGAATACAATTAAAACATATGACATTTTGTGACATCTCCTTGGAATTTTCATAATTACAAGTGTCCGCTACTATATATATGGTTAACgacttaaattatttttgccCAAAAAACTGTACATTCCTATTTctgaatttaataaattctgTGTTTAATATAATGTTTGATATAACTGACGATTCCATAGAATCAATAACTACTTACTCCATCCATTTCATTTAATTGTCAATATAGAGTTATACGCAcagattgaaaaaaatatttaattttgaatattttataaataaaaacatcattatctacaaacctaaccatatttcaaccaatagaaaaataaacagaagaatattgttaataatattttacttgaaattctaaaacgacagttattttgtaacaaatttttttactatacaacgataataaaactgaaaaggaaGGAGTAATATTTTTGatgaatattaataataattcatatattggAAAAATAAATCGTAAAACATTTATATCATCAACCATTAATATTCATCAACCCAAATGATCATTTTGATTTCAGCTATAAAAAACGATTATAAGAAACAATTCCATAGCaatgtaaaattatatcatcattattaaattattatttggttttctaaataaaaatccAGTTaacatacacacatatatatatataatacttttaagGAAATATCTAAATGTTTCTATTTGGAATAGGTTCatctaatatataaacatttccATTATGATTTTATAAGATATGATATTCTTTTCAATCTTCTGTTGAATAGAAGATATCTCAATATTAAATTTTGcaacatcaaataatatatgttgtagcctaaaccataaacattaattaaaaaaaacatataggaGATGGTTGGTTGGACCGTAGATGTAGAAGTTTAACTATAGGATTTTTTCTGTAGCTTTTACATGAAAACGAGTTCTTTAAGCTATGAGAAAAAGGATGCTGCTGCAGAAGAATAGATGATTCTTAAGGAACCAAGTGATCCAAAACTGTGCAGAACCTTACTTGGGTAtgatatatgtatgtatatatatatatatataactgaaaataaatatttttttagtagaaaaatatattttgaccaaaaattttaaaaaaactttaatataaattattttaaacttgaattaaattttaaaaatttattgtatGCAAATTgtagaaattgaaaaaaaatatgttttaaacgATGCTCTATTttagattataaatttattgtaccaaattcaaaaaatatattagtatgtaataaaaatttataacaaattaatttatgtataaaaaacattatatattaataattttgaatgatACACCTAATCAATAATATCATagagttacacaatatataatactaaaaatGTAAATCATATAGTTAAAATATTCATTATAACATATCAAAGttattcattaataaataaaataaaaacctcACATCCGTgtgtaggggtgggcgttcggatattcgttcgggtttggatcgggtatttcggatttttgggtatttcagTATAGGGGAatagattttgttttgaaattttgttaataaattttgttttgaaattctaaaacgacacttattttgaaacaaaaattttactaTACACTAAAATTCTAAGAAGGGAGTAATATTTTTGATGAATATTATTACTAATTCATACATTGGACTACTAAAtcgtaaaatatttatatcattaACCATTAATACTAATCAACCCAAACGATCATTTTGTTTTCAGCTATAATACAAGATTATAACACACAATTCCATACaatgtaaaattatatcatgattattaaactattatttggttttcaaaataaaaaccagttgatatatatatatatatatcaaaatatacatatatataaaagtagCTATCTACTGCTCTTCCGAGGAACTCAAGGAGAAGGTGGAGGATCTGTATTCGAATGATGATGctacttccgaggaaatatatGCGGTTTTGAAGGAGCTATCTATTGCTCCTAAGGCAGAAGAGATGTTTTGGATACAGAAAAGTAGGGTCCTCTGATTAAGGGAAGGTGATAGGAACTCGATATATTTCCATGCGCTGGTGAAGCAAAGGAGAGCAAGGAATAGGATAACGCAACTCCTTGATGAAAATGGAAATTTGGTGGTGGATGAGGAGGGACTAGTAGCCATTGCTGCTAGTTCCTTTAGGAAAATATTTGAGTCTTCTAACCCAGAGGATATAGCTGAGGCGCTATCAGAGGTTTCGACAACGATTACAGGGGCAATAAATGCAGATCTTACAGCTCCAGTAACTGAATGAGAGGTTAAATTAGCATTGTTCGCTATGCACCCGGAAAAAGCCCCAGGACCAGATGGAATGACAGCTCTCTTCTACCAGAAGTTTTGGGATATTGTCAAAGATGATTTAACTCGTATGGTTAATGAATTCCATTTCGAAGGGACAATGGCACAGGGCTTTAATGACACGAATATCTTCTTGATCCCTAAGACGACAAAGCCGGATGAGATGACACAATTTAGACCTATCAGTCTATGTAATGTCAGCTACAAGATAAtatctaaggtcttatgccaaaGATTAAAGAAGGTTCTCCCACAACGGATATCTGAGACCCAGTCGGCCTTCGTTGCTGGTAGACATATCACAGATAATATCATGATAACCCAGGAGATGTTTCACGCTTTGAGAACAAAACCGGCAGGTCGAGTAAAGAGGATGGCCATAAAAACTGGtatgagtaaagcatatgataggatggaaTGGTCATTCATTGAGGCAGTCATGAGAAAGATGGGTTTTTCGGAGATATGGATTGGCTGGATTATGAGATGCATCATCTCGGTCAAGTATAAAGTTCTCATGAATGGAGAACCAAGGGGAAATATTGTCCCTGGGAGAGGtctacgtcaaggagatcctttgtctcctttcatatttattctatgcacggaagcgctcgttagccttcttaatcatgcagagaatcAAGGGAAAATAATGGGGATGCGAGTCGCACGCGCTATCCCCTCGGTAtcacaccttctctttgctgataaTAGCATGTTCTtttgtaaggcggagccccgtgaatgtgaagaagttatgaaagtagtcaggaaatatgGGAATGCATCAGGTCAATGTATCAATTTTGATAAATTCTCATTACTCTTTGGTAAAAGGATTCCAGCGAATGATCGACAACAGATTAAAGATACACTTGGTATCCAAAACGAAGGTGGGATGGGTTCCTACTTAGGAATCCCAGAAGATATTAGTGGATCAAAGTGTAAACTTTTTGCTTTCTTAAAGGAGAAACTATTACACAGAGTGAATGGTTGGACTGGTAGATGGTTGTCCAAGGGAGGAAAAGAAGTCTTAATCAAATCTATCTTGTTAGTTCTTCCGACTTATGTCATGTCCAGTTTCCTGCTACCTTTGGAGATATGTGAGAATCTAGCaagtgccattgcacaattctggtggagctcgAATCCGCCAAAAAGAGGTATTTACTGGGCAAAGTGGGAAAAGATGTGTGCTCCTCGAGAGGAGGGAGGAATTGGGTTCCGCATGATCCATGAATTTAATCTAGCTCTCTTAGCCAAGCAGCTTTGGCGTCTTGTTCAGTTTCCAGACTCATTAGTAGCGAGAGTTCTTCGGGGAAAGTACTATCGTCTAAGCTCGCCTTTGCAAGCAGGCAGAGTGGATTCTCCATCGTATGTATGGACGAGCATTATAGATGCGAGGAAGTTATTGCTCTTGGATATCAGAAGCAAAGTGCACTCAGGATATGAAATTATTGTATGGGAAGATCCTTGGATTCCTTTGACGCCAGCAAGACCGGCTCGTTCCCGGGTTCCAGTAGTTAACCCAAAGATGACTGTCAGTAGTCTCATTAATTTCAAAACAAAGGAGTGGGATGCTCGATTATTGGAACAATATGTAGATCAAGAAGATATACAGATGATTCAGAGTTTGGCAATAAGCCCTACTCATAGACGAGATACATTCTGCTGGAGCTACACTAAGAATGGCCAATATACTGTCAAGTCAGGCTATTGGGTTGCTACAAATTTGATGAGGGAAAACGAGGATGCTGAAGTTATTCAACCTAGCTTAACCAAActccaagcctttgcttggtTAGTAAACGCGCCACAAAAGatttgtcatcttatatggctaTTAATTTTTGGACAGGTAGCGGTAACTAGGAATCTGGTACGCCGTAATATGCGATGTGATAATTATTGTACGAGATGTGGAGAGCCAGAAGAATCTGTTACCCATGCGATCTTCGAATGCCCACCGGCTGTACAGGTTTGGGCATCATCAACACCATCGAGCCCCCAAATCTTTCCGGTACCAAGTATCTATGCTAATATGGATTACCTTTTTTGGAGGAAGAATAATATTATGAAGCCAAAGGATGACAGAGAtccttatccttggataatttggtatatctggaaagctAGAAATGACAAGTTGTTTAGAGGCATTGATAGAGACCCTTTGGAGCTAGTAAAGTATGCGGAGAGTGAGTGCCAAGCTTGGTACAATGCAAGGGAAACTACACAAATCACTCCACAGGTACAGATTGCTGAAGATACACAGGCCTTAAGCTTGAGTaatatttgtatggtggatggttcatggacctccACATCTCAGTTTAGTGGAATGGGATGGGTTTGGAAGGATATCAGGGGAAATGTTCAGCTCATGGGAACAAGGAATCTAAGGAGGCGTGAGACACCTTTACACTCGGAATCGGAAGCGCTACGTTGGGCAATGGAGAGCATTATACAACACTCGACCTGCCAGAGATTTGGGACAGATTGCAAGgacctgattgcaatgatagaGCAACCACAAGCATGGCCCAACTTCTCAACTGAGCTGGAAATCATTCAAACTCTTCGGTTGTGTTTTTCGGACTTCAAGATCAGTTATCTCCCAAGGACACAAAATGCGATTGCTGATTCGTTAGCTAGGAATGCACGTTCTTTTCATAGACCTTTATGTTatgttggttgttctattccggtctggttacccataacacctcaagtttgagtaatagaatagccgtttgctgccaaaaaaataaaaataaaagtagatTCTGAAGATAGCGGTCAAGGCGCTTGAAACGTTGTTCTGACGATCTGAAATTGCGTTTGCGTTCAACGAGAATTAGGATTTCTGGTTTTTGACAGAACAAGGTGATTTTTGGCCAAGAAggaacataaataattatttgatctTACCTCTAAAGAGGAAACCGTCAATTGATAGAGATTCCTTGCAACAAGATCTTCTAGAGACACCTTAATCGCGTTCTAACTCTCTATGGTCCACCGGGAAACACCTTGCAACAAAACCTTATGTTAACCTGGAAAAACAGGTTTCAGACTTAAAACTTCTGGATTCAGAAAACAATGATTATTTCCAAACTTAAAGATTGAATAACGAATGGATTTTACCTCGTAGCGAAGTGTTCTTGGTATCTATAGAAAGATGGGATATCAGCTTTCTAAAACTAACAATCTTGTCACTTAGATCCTTCAGTATCGAATGTAAATTGCCCTCCAATATGACTCTGTGAAACAGGAAAACTTGAGATGAACATGTTTCAGAAAATGGTGATTTTCTCTCAACTTGTAGATTGAATAACTAACTGAGTTTTCTTCGTAATTAAGATCCGAAAGTTATTGTGTCTTCCTTGCAACGAGATCTATCAATCCAACTTAAGTTATCTGCCTATCTCCTTTGTATCTGGTCGGAATCATCTCTCAAAAACACTAACTTGCACTGATTTTTCTAGTGAACACAATGTAGTTGACGGCTGTGTTTTCGGTAAATTTGTCAGAGCTACGCCGTCAAATTTTCTCTCATATCCTCTAGGTCGTgccttatttatatatatgaagtatCTTAGGGTTTAGATCATCCAAAACAACCAATATACCTTTAGTTAGAGTTTTTATTCAAAACGTGGGCCTTACGTTTTGGGGTTGAAAGTTTGGGTTTGGGTTGtgatacttttatttttttaaatggaaacaGAATAAGTTGAACTGAAAACAAATTTcatgtgaaaataaattttaaaaaaatttaactcaAGGAAAgcatgaaaaatataaatgaaaataagggAAATAACTTTTTGGGGTTTTCAAATTTATAGAAACCAAGCAAGAAAAACAATGGTTTTCGATTTCAATGCAAATAAACCTAAAAGGAAACTAGACAACTAACTAAAGGCAAACACTTTTATTTTGGCTTTCTGAATTATAAGAATCAAAACAAcaatcattcttcttctttattttccttttcttgtttttaaagATGAACTATATCTAAGAACACTAAAGAAATCGAGAACAACTTTTTATGGTTATCTAAATGCAACAACAAATGAATAACGTGTCTTCCTTGCAACGAGATCTATTAATCCAACTTAAGCTATTTGCCTATATTCTTTGTATCTGGTCGGAATCATCTCTCGAAACCACTAACTTGGCACTGATTTCTCTTGTGAACACAATGTAGTTGATGGGTGCGTTTTTGCTAAATTTGGCAGAGCTTCGCTGTCAAATTTTGCTCTCATCTCCTCTAGGTCAtgctttatttatatatgtgaagtattttagggtttagatcaTCCAAAATAACCAATATACCTTTACTTAAGGCTGTGACTCAAAACGTGGGCCTTACGTTTTGGGGTTGAAAGTTTGGATTTGGGCTGTGatacttttatttttcaaaatggaaacaaaataaGCTGAACcgaaaacaaattttgtttgaaaaataaataaaaccttTTTTTAACTCAAGGAAAGCacgaaatatataaatgaaaataagggAAATAACTTTTTGGGGttttcaaatttaaagaaaCCAAGCAAGAAAAACAATGGTTTTCGATTTGAATGCAAATAAACCTAAAAAGAAACTAGAAAATTAACTAAAGGCAAACACTTTTATTTTGGCTTTTTGAATTATAAGAATCAAAACAGCAATcaatctttttctttattttccttttctgatttttaaaGATGAACTAGAACTATGAACACTAACAAAATCAAGAACAACTTTTTATGGTTATCTAAATGCAACAACAAATGAATAAACAAGAGATGGATACTTGCAACCAGGGTTGGAGAACTCTGATACCAGATGATACTGGAACAGCTGGTGGGTTCAAGCCTGGTCAAGAACTAGGTTTTGCCTTTACAACCTAACAAGCAAAATAAACCAGAGAGTTGATGATAGATGATACGAATATAAATGGAAAAATAGGGAAATATGGTCGAAGGTAGATGATGGAATGGTCGGTTGAAGATGAAACCAGCTCCACTGGCCGTACGAGACTCTTTGAGAAGGCCAATGGCGTAGCGTACAAACTGTTGAACGGTCGATCAAGGAACCTTTAGGGTTCTAGAGActtgttcttggatcgatcaaaGAGTTTCTTGGATCGATCAAAGAGTTTCTTGCGATAGTTTCTTTGAGACCAACTTCTTGTGATGAATTTAATCGAATCAAACAAGGTATAAAGAAAAAGCTCTGTTTTTAATTATCAAAAGTCTCGTTCATAAACAACGACAAACAAGGCTATATATAAGCTTAAGCTAAATACCAAACCCTAAGATAAACATGTTTAAGATAAAAGACCTAAAGCTCACAGAATTatcataattataaataaataatataaaataagaaaatcatAAGTCATAACGTTAACCAAGTTACTTGTCGGTCAAGCATGATGCCTCTGCATcaggcactacaagaaaacatcggtattctgacggacattccgacggaaaatgaaatcctcggaatttcccgaggaatttccgaggaaattcccggaaattccgaggaaacccaaaattggggtttcctcggaatttcctcggaatataccgacggaattccgaggaaacatcaatccgtcggaatattccgaggaaattccgacgaactagtgatcgatcgatgcgtttttggacatatacccatcgatcgatcacattgttacgctttggtccatcatagtgatcaatcgatgcgtttttggacataaatacatcgatcgatccgtttataaaaaaacattcgagattttgtaaccccaaacactagttcctcagaatttcctcggaatattccgaggaaattccgaggaacacttgatatccttgatcgatcgatgggataatctcatcgatcgatcacattgttacgctttggtccatcatagtgatcgatcgatgcgtttttggacataaatacatcgatcgatccgtttataaaaaaacattcgagattttgaaaccccaaacactagttcctcggaatttcctcggaatattccgaggaaattccgaggaaaacttgatatccttgatcgatcgatgggataatctcatcgatcgatcacattgttacgctttggtccatcttagtgatcgatcgatgcgtttttggacataaatacatcgatcgatccgtttataaaaaagcATTCGAGATTtagaaaccccaaacactagttcctcagaatttcctcggaatattccgaggaaattctgaggaagaaaagggtttcctcagaattccctcggaatattccgaggaaattccgaggaaatagggtttttaaaccgaaaacaacgttctgcggtttgaataacacatatataacccttattaagtgtcttacgttcattatgaagtcaaaaatttgttcattaccctataataaacacttttccgattgtatgaacgaaattcccacaacataagagaaacacttatacactttaatgaacggtaaagggaatacttacaattcgttttgaaatttgttatttcatggtttatgctcatctatacaaagaatcttcaatggtatgcattacaattgtataagaaatgaaatacggcaaaaaaattgatgttttgaaaccccaaacactagttcctcggtatttcctcggaatattccgaggaaattccgaggaacaatataaattaatagaaatacatgcacacgatattctttttcctcgaattaatgaaaatattccgaggaaattccgacggatatttaagtggccgtcggaatttcctcggaatattttcatttaaccgggcaaacaagccgccaaatatttcgcgaaaattgaaattgaaaatactgagggaattccgacggaaaatatccgtcagacccaaggttttataaactcgaaccgcatcttcttccccatttctctcttcttccccatttctctcttcttcctctccggcgatctctctctccttccggcgttctccaccttctctcgcgacgatctctccggcgaatcctttccattcctttacaaatcatgtaaggaccttatcccattctcttaggtcctatttgttaggtttttaagtagattagataattttagaagttttttgatagatttttgttagggtgattgggtaggattgtgatttgttgtgtaacaggtttagaattgtgatttggttgtgttgaattgatttagaattttttttataaattgtttattatttttgtatttacaaaacgtttatataaattcgattatacaaaacgtttttgtatataaattcgatttttggatttataaaagatgatttcatatttataaaaatatttatatttattaaaactaattttgtatttataaaacatttttttgatttataaacactatttttttatttttgtatttataaaaactatttttaaatatacaaaacgttctttgtatataaattcgttttttggatttataaaagatgatttcatattttaaaattaattttgtatttataaaacattttttgatttataaacactattttattattttttgtatttataaatactattttgtatttataaaaagatgatttcatatctataaaaatatttatatttattaaaactaattttgtatttataaaacatttttttatttataaacactattttattattttttgtatttataaaaactattttgtatttataaaaagatgatttcatatttataaaaatatttatatttattaaaactaattttgtatttataaaacatttttttatttacaaaaactattttattattttttgtattttaaatatgttttctatttcaattttaattttatatttttgaatttcaattttaaaaaataaatttataattttttttttgaattttggaaatattccgaggcagtgtatccctcggaatattccgacgacatattcctcggaatattccgaggaatttccgacgaaaaaagtcctcggaatattccgaggaaattcatttcctcggaattccgtcggaaatttccgaggaatttccgaggaaagatgaatttccgagaagttatttccgaggacttttttcgtcggtatgtcgtcggaatagcgttattccgacgacataacgacgattttttccctcagtatgccgctgttttcttgtagtgaggtCCCACCGGGTTTGAAAGAGTCAACTTCGAATCGAAATGGAAATCGCTGCTCCCAAACCTTGAAGAGAACCATTTGACTTACGTTCTTGTCCCTCTCTTCTGAACCACCTCCAATCGCTTATATGTCCCTTTAATCTTCCAGTACAAAGTAACTGGTGCTTGATCACACGTACACTCATCTTGTTCCAGCCAATTGACGTAGCTGGTGCCGTGGAGAAATCTTGTTCGCCGTGTGCTGTGGAGATCTTGAACACCCACCCCAAAACTCCAAATGTTCCAACATATTAGCTCCTAACACCATATCACATCGAGTGACGAAACACATCACTGTTTTTTCTCTTGGAAACAACACAACGAAGTGCATATGGTCACAAAGCTGCAAATACTCCTGAATAATAACTTTCTTAAGAAAAGCTCCAGTACTAAGTATGTCACCAGAAAGATCTACTATCCCCATCCGAACAAGCCCACGAAGATAACTAGGTGGCCGCACCCATCGAAAGAACCActccaaaatatttatatgtggtGCGCAACCCCAAACACCAATTTCCATCAAGTCATCATAATAAGAGAATCGTAATGATGTTGTACGCATAACTCCAAGCTTTCCCACATCCACGTCAAAGCAGAACCCAAGTAGTAGCAAATTATGAGGAAAGAACACTGTCATTCGCCACAGTCGATGCTTCAGCGTAAACTCTTCTTGGATAATGATCAGATAGATCGCGGAATATATAACCGACTTGATGCACATGATGTGAAGAAGAATCAACAAAGAAACGAGAACTTTGGACTACTCCAAGTTGCTTGTTGACTAAAAGAAGATCAAAAGAATCTGTCTTCGTATAGTGCCAATCCCATTCAACACCACAAGCGTATCTCCTTACGTCCTCAAATTTCTTTTCACAAGTTCTAAAGTCAAGGAACTGGCAGAGGTTATTGATCTCACCATTTATTGATCTCAGCACAATCTTCAAAAGAGACGAAAGAATAATACACGGTGGTTGCAAAAGTCCACGAAGCTTAACGTGAAATAGATGGTAATTTGCTAGAAGATGGAACACCGTATTCCATGGATCTTGAAAAGGAAATATTTCTTTAGTAATTACCCATATTAGAGTAGAAAAATCAATCCACAATGGTAGTGGCAGGAAAATGGTGTTACAAAGAACCCATATAACACAACTGTAGGCctctgatatcactcaaattactctaaggagtgaattactctctcaaataagaggttcggatgtagtacttagggatcgaatccacagagactctaggattacacaataa encodes:
- the LOC125582384 gene encoding uncharacterized protein LOC125582384; its protein translation is MHPEKAPGPDGMTALFYQKFWDIVKDDLTRMVNEFHFEGTMAQGFNDTNIFLIPKTTKPDEMTQFRPISLCNVSYKIISKVLCQRLKKVLPQRISETQSAFVAGRHITDNIMITQEMFHALRTKPAGRVKRMAIKTGMSKAYDRMEWSFIEAVMRKMGFSEIWIGWIMRCIISVKYKVLMNGEPRGNIVPGRENQGKIMGMRVARAIPSVSHLLFADNSMIPANDRQQIKDTLGIQNEGGMGSYLGIPEDISGSKCKLFAFLKEKLLHRVNGWTGRWLSKGGKEVLIKSILLVLPTYVMSSFLLPLEICENLASAIAQFWWSSNPPKRGIYWAKWEKMCAPREEGGIGFRMIHEFNLALLAKQLWRLVQFPDSLVARVLRGKYYRLSSPLQAGRVDSPSYVWTSIIDARKLLLLDIRSKVHSGYEIIVWEDPWIPLTPARPARSRVPVVNPKMTVSSLINFKTKEWDARLLEQYVDQEDIQMIQSLAISPTHRRDTFCWSYTKNGQYTVKSGYWVATNLMRENEDAEVIQPSLTKLQAFAWLVNAPQKICHLIWLLIFGQVAVTRNLVRRNMRCDNYCTRCGEPEESVTHAIFECPPAVQVWASSTPSSPQIFPVPSIYANMDYLFWRKNNIMKPKDDRDPYPWIIWYIWKARNDKLFRGIDRDPLELVKYAESECQAWYNARETTQITPQVQIAEDTQALSLSNICMVDGSWTSTSQFSGMGWVWKDIRGNVQLMGTRNLRRRETPLHSESEALRWAMESIIQHSTCQRFGTDCKDLIAMIEQPQAWPNFSTELEIIQTLRLCFSDFKISYLPRTQNAIADSLARNARKLEMNMFQKMVIFSQLVD